In Bacteroidota bacterium, a single genomic region encodes these proteins:
- a CDS encoding alpha-glucosidase C-terminal domain-containing protein gives MKNLFLALFLMSTFVAKAQMKIPGKKYQQWPYGVSYEIFVRSFADSNGDGIGDLNGITAKLDYLKDLGIEAIWLTPICPSPTYHKYDVTDYKAIDPEYGTMEDFKQLVKEAHKLNIKIIPDLVPNHSSVKHPWFLEAKKGKDNTYRNYYVWSNSKHLKDSANWYYPKDENKKNIGDEKYYGFFWSGMPDLNYDNPKVREEMISIAKFWLEETDVDGFRLDAAQHIYDATEVQKNVAWWQEFRAALDPVKKNVYLVGEVMNKDTVVAKYLKNALSACFNFDLGIALQKSAKSEQALDLIDKVIRIRKLYLKNNPEFIDATILSNHDQNRVMDDLNGDINQASMAAALLLTLPGSPYLYYGEEIAMHGQKPDENIREPFLWDKGKSDKSQTSWMTARFTTDYTVTPAKQQMEDSTSFWHHYKSLLQFRAKNEFMRSGEIAKSKINNSNVCAFFRVWEGDSVLVIHNLSKKEVTFELPESELKYEDVEFMSAAKYLRTKNKIKLSPYSTVVLGERLPE, from the coding sequence ATGAAAAACCTATTTTTAGCACTATTTCTTATGTCAACTTTTGTTGCAAAAGCGCAAATGAAAATCCCCGGAAAAAAATACCAACAATGGCCGTATGGAGTGAGCTACGAAATTTTTGTGCGCTCCTTTGCCGATAGCAATGGCGATGGAATTGGTGATTTAAACGGCATAACCGCTAAATTAGATTACTTAAAGGATTTAGGTATTGAAGCCATTTGGCTCACTCCAATTTGTCCGTCTCCTACCTATCATAAATACGATGTAACCGATTACAAGGCAATTGATCCGGAATATGGGACCATGGAAGATTTTAAGCAGCTCGTAAAGGAAGCGCATAAATTAAATATTAAGATTATCCCTGATCTGGTGCCCAACCACAGCAGTGTGAAGCATCCTTGGTTTTTAGAAGCAAAAAAGGGGAAGGATAATACTTACCGAAATTATTATGTGTGGAGCAATTCAAAGCACTTGAAGGATAGTGCGAATTGGTATTATCCTAAAGATGAAAACAAAAAAAATATAGGAGACGAAAAATACTATGGCTTTTTTTGGAGTGGTATGCCAGATTTAAATTACGATAACCCTAAAGTACGGGAGGAGATGATTAGCATCGCCAAGTTTTGGTTAGAGGAGACCGATGTGGACGGATTTAGATTGGATGCAGCGCAACATATTTACGATGCTACTGAAGTGCAAAAAAATGTGGCTTGGTGGCAAGAATTCAGAGCTGCACTCGACCCAGTTAAGAAAAATGTATACTTGGTGGGTGAAGTGATGAATAAGGATACCGTGGTTGCAAAATACTTAAAGAATGCATTAAGTGCCTGCTTTAATTTCGACTTGGGAATAGCTTTGCAAAAATCCGCAAAAAGCGAGCAAGCTCTTGATTTAATTGATAAAGTAATTCGTATTCGAAAACTGTATCTGAAAAATAATCCCGAATTTATTGATGCCACTATTTTAAGCAACCACGATCAAAATCGGGTTATGGACGACCTCAACGGGGACATCAATCAAGCGAGTATGGCTGCTGCCTTGTTGCTTACCTTGCCGGGTTCACCTTACCTGTATTATGGTGAAGAAATAGCCATGCATGGGCAAAAGCCGGATGAAAATATTCGTGAACCATTTTTGTGGGATAAAGGTAAATCGGATAAATCACAAACATCATGGATGACCGCTCGTTTTACCACCGATTATACCGTTACTCCTGCAAAGCAACAAATGGAGGATAGCACTTCTTTTTGGCACCACTACAAATCGCTGCTACAATTTCGTGCAAAAAATGAATTTATGCGCTCCGGAGAAATTGCTAAATCAAAAATTAATAATTCTAATGTGTGTGCGTTTTTTCGTGTGTGGGAAGGCGATTCGGTTTTAGTGATTCACAACTTGAGCAAAAAAGAAGTTACTTTTGAATTGCCGGAAAGCGAATTAAAATACGAAGATGTTGAATTTATGAGTGCTGCCAAATACCTGCGCACTAAAAATAAAATTAAATTATCGCCCTATTCCACTGTGGTATTAGGAGAGCGTTTGCCGGAATAG
- a CDS encoding RagB/SusD family nutrient uptake outer membrane protein encodes MKKSIIVSIAFLVMLALPFSACKKGLDYKPKYGLNSETVYNDPDNYIHVLAKIYGSFVLTGNQGPAGQPDITGFDEGSSGLVRVLWNLQELTTDEAVCGWNDAGIPELHNMTWSSDNVWVKYMYYRIYFTIPMCNEFIRESSDSKLDERGFNEDTKNKIKAYRNEARFVRALTYYYLIDLFGGGPFITEEDEAGAFNPEYGSRTQIFDYVESELLSIEGDMTNARQNQYGRADKAAVQTLLARLYLNAQVYTGQARYGDVVANCEKVINSGYSLESSYKNLFLADNNKSNEIIFPINADGRNTQTYGCTSYLIHASIGGKMTTGDFGVVDAWAGLRTTKNLVNLFTDTLDGRYLFFKKGQDVEIDTISVFTDGYAVAKYKNITSTGAIGSDPTKKYVDTDFPMFRLADVYLMYAEAVLRGGGGNLGTAIGYVNSLRERAFGNASNNVGSIDLNFILDERARELHWEATRRTDLIRYGKFTDGSYLWPFKGGAVNGQGVGSFLNIFPIPNSDINANPNLSQNPGY; translated from the coding sequence ATGAAAAAATCAATCATAGTTTCAATAGCTTTTCTTGTAATGTTGGCACTCCCTTTCTCTGCCTGTAAAAAGGGATTAGACTATAAGCCTAAATATGGCTTAAACAGCGAAACCGTTTATAATGATCCCGATAATTATATTCACGTGTTAGCTAAAATATACGGGTCCTTTGTACTTACCGGAAATCAAGGCCCTGCCGGTCAACCGGATATTACCGGTTTTGATGAAGGTTCATCAGGTTTAGTTCGTGTGCTTTGGAATTTGCAGGAATTAACAACAGATGAAGCTGTTTGCGGATGGAACGATGCCGGAATTCCTGAATTGCATAACATGACATGGTCGAGTGATAACGTATGGGTGAAATACATGTATTACCGTATTTATTTCACCATACCTATGTGCAATGAATTTATTAGAGAATCGTCCGATAGTAAATTGGACGAACGTGGCTTTAATGAGGATACCAAAAACAAAATTAAAGCTTACAGAAATGAAGCGCGTTTTGTTAGAGCCTTGACCTATTATTATTTGATAGACTTGTTTGGAGGTGGTCCTTTTATTACTGAAGAGGATGAAGCAGGAGCGTTCAATCCTGAATACGGATCGCGAACACAAATATTTGATTATGTGGAAAGCGAATTACTATCCATTGAAGGAGATATGACCAATGCACGCCAAAATCAATATGGAAGAGCGGATAAAGCTGCGGTTCAAACCTTACTTGCCCGACTTTATTTAAATGCACAAGTATACACCGGTCAAGCGCGATATGGCGATGTAGTTGCAAATTGTGAAAAGGTAATAAACTCCGGCTATTCACTTGAGTCAAGCTACAAAAATTTGTTTCTTGCTGATAATAACAAATCCAATGAAATCATATTCCCAATTAATGCAGATGGAAGAAATACTCAAACTTATGGTTGCACTTCTTACCTCATTCATGCATCCATTGGTGGAAAAATGACTACCGGTGATTTTGGTGTTGTAGATGCTTGGGCTGGATTGCGCACAACAAAAAATTTGGTGAACCTTTTTACCGATACACTCGACGGACGCTACCTTTTCTTTAAAAAGGGACAGGATGTGGAAATTGATACCATTAGTGTTTTCACAGATGGCTATGCAGTAGCTAAATACAAAAACATTACTTCAACTGGAGCAATTGGCTCTGACCCTACTAAAAAATATGTGGATACTGATTTTCCAATGTTCCGATTGGCGGATGTTTACTTAATGTATGCTGAAGCTGTGTTAAGAGGTGGTGGTGGTAACCTTGGAACTGCAATTGGTTATGTAAACAGTTTAAGAGAAAGAGCTTTTGGCAATGCTTCTAACAACGTAGGTTCAATTGATTTAAATTTTATTTTGGATGAGCGTGCTAGAGAATTGCATTGGGAAGCAACCCGCAGAACAGATTTAATTCGTTATGGTAAGTTTACCGATGGAAGCTACTTATGGCCTTTCAAAGGAGGCGCAGTAAACGGACAAGGTGTGGGTTCATTCTTAAATATTTTCCCTATTCCTAATTCAGATATCAATGCCAATCCAAACTTATCACAAAACCCCGGATATTAA